GTATTAATATAGTCTAATATTTTCTTTATAATATTAAAATTTTCTTTTTCGATTTTTGAAATTTTTTTATTTTCAGGATAGAAAATAATTGTTCCAATTCTATAAGTTGCTAATGCTCTTGCAATAAAACCTATTCTAAAAGTTTTTTCTCTTAAATGAGGAGTTTCAAGAGTAAAAGATGCTGGTAAAAGAATTGAAATATTAAATTTATTTTTTTCTTCTATGAAAAAATCATTTTTTGACATTATGATAATTTATTCCTAAAAAGGGATATTTTAATATTTATAATTGTTTTCTTTTTAATTTATTAAACTTTGGATTATTTTAATAAAAAACTATAATCATAATTATACATATGGAAAATATACTTATAGAAATATAGATTTAAAAAGGTGGGAAAAATCAGAAATAGAGTTCTAATCTATTTAAAAAATATTAGTAAATGTAGTAATGAGAAAAAAAGATAAAAAATTTGATTTATATGTACATGATTCTCCAATATTAGATTTATATTTTTACTTAGATTCTAAGTATGGATTTTCAGAATTAGAAATCTCAGAAGAAGAAATAAGAAGAATTTTTATGAAAAAACTTCCATTACATGCAGAAGATTTTTTCAGGAATCTTTTAGCAAAAATTGATCTTAAATCAGGAAAAATTGTAGAAAAAGACATAATGTTGATATTGTTTTACATTCATTTAAAAAAATAAAATTTGTAGCAGAAGCGAGATAGAAAAAAATTGAAGTATGGAATATGAACAATATAATCGAGTTAATTTCTTCATAATCACATTATTATAAAATTTAAGAAAATTTTAATCGTAACAATATTTCAATATTTATTACTATAAAAATCTTTTAGATTAATGATTTTTAATCCTTTCTTTTCCATGAATTCTTTAACTTCGTTTTTTAATAAATGTGTATCTTCAGTTAAGAGATTTAAAGAATTAGAAATTGCTGTAGCAAGCATAAGTGCATCAATAACATAAAGATTTAATATCACAATCAATTCTTTGGCTAAATCTCTTAATTTTTCTATCGAAATAGGTTTTAGGAAGCCAAGCTCAATCATTTCAAATAATGTATGGTAAGCTTCATTAACTTTTTTAGGTGAGTACCCCGCTTTTATAAGTGCTCGACAAACTTCAAGAGGCATTAATTCACAAATTGTTACTTCTATTATTGATGAAAATACATCGTCTCTAAACTTTAATGCTTCTTCTTCAAATTCTTCTCCTTTTCTAAACCATTTAACTATTATTGAAGAATCAGCAACGATTTTATTTTTCATTAAAAATTTCACTTTTAAAAAAATAAGTTTATTTTTATTTATTTTGAATTTTCTTCTTCATGAGATTCGATTAAAGCTTTTGTCACAGTAGGTTTTTCTTCAGTACCTTCTCTTATCGTATTCATTTTCTCTATAATTTCTGATGCTTTATAAGATCTTATTAATAATAGTAAAGCTTTTTCAAAAGCTTCTCTTTTTGTTTTAACATATTTTTTCTTTAATAATTCTTCTAATTCTTTTAAAATCTTTTCATCAAGTTTTACATTTACTTGTACTACCATAATACCAAGTATACTTTAATGGTATCTTATAAATCTTTATATTATATATACCTCATAATGATATCTTAAAATGTTAGTTAAACATCTTGATAATATTTAAGGAAGATTAAAAGCTTAGTAAATTCTTATGAAGATCCAAAAATAATTAATAATAAAAAATAAATGATTATCTAAATTTTAAGTAACGATTAGAATTCTTTATGTGTTTGAAAATTTATTTTTTTAAAATAAGGCATAGATGCTAAACAATTTTTATGAAAGAAAGATAAAATTAGAATTTATTTAAATTCGTTTTTAATAAATGCTTATAAAAAATAGTGGATAAAAATTACAATATGAAAAAATAATGCTTTAAAATATTTAAATACTGAAGATTTTTTAAGCTAAAAACAAAAAATTTAATATTATCCTTATTATACATAAAAAAATGAATAGATGGGCCCGTAGCTCAGCTAGGTAGAGCGACAGATGAAGTCGAAGCTCATAATTCCATACATTAGGTATGGAATGGATCCTGTTGGTCCTGGGTCCGAATGCAAAAATGTAATTTTTGCGCGGAAATCCCAGCGGGCCCATCAATTTTTTATAAAAAAATAATTTTTATGCAAAAATTACATTATTTTTAAATTTTCTAAAATACAACCTTAGTATCTCTAAATATATACTTCATTTCCATCTTGATCGATATAAATATAAGGATTTTTTACTAAATATTCAATAATTGAAATAAATTCATTAATAATATTTTCTGGAGGTTTAATTTTTTCTTTAAATTTATCGGCTTCCTCTGGAGTAGTAGCATCATAATATTTCATATATTCTTCCTGTGGAGGATAATAGTTATAATCAATATTAAGAGACCTGCCTTTCATTCCTCTCATTTATAAGCACCACTATTTTTTATAGAAAAATTTATATATCTTAATAGAAATATTTATAATAAATTAGAGAAGAGGATAATTTTTGATAAATTTTACTAAATTATCTTCTCTAATGATTATTATTTTATTTTTTCCCATTTCTATTAATATTAATTTAAATTCAAATACGTATTCTCAGGTTTCAAAAATTTCACAAGCATTTCTTTATCCTATTTTAAAAGAAGATGGATTATATGCAATAGCTATGATTTCTACTAGATACAATGTAACAAATATTGATTGGAGTAAAGTTAATAGAAATGGAAATGTATTTTTTGTAAATATTAAAATTGATCTTGGAGAAATAGCATTTTCATTATTTGAACCTGGAGCAATAGAACTAATTCATGAATATAAAATTGGAAATATTGATATAGGAAATTATTCTTTAGAATTATATATAAATGATTATAATTATGGAATAATAGATTTTACTATTAATCCTCCACCAATTCCATATGAAGAATTAAAAAAATTAGAAGAAATAGAAGGATTTTATATTGAAGATTTTAAATTTATAGGGATAGATAAAGGATATTATATTAAAGGAAAAGATTTTTGGAATGGAAAAGAATGGATATTTGAAATTTCATTATTTTTAAATTTTGCTCCTCAAAAAATAGATTGGGGAGAAGCAAGATATATTGGTAAAGATTATATAAAAATAGGAAATTATGAAACTACAATTTACATAAGAGAAATTAATATCACATTGAATGGAAAATGGTTAAAATTAAAAGAAGTACCAATACTTTATCATTATAAACATAATTATACTTTAGGATTATTGCCTAAAGGACAAAATAGCATATGGGTTAATATAAACAATTATCAAGATATTGGCTTAGGTTATAATTTTGATTCTGAAGATTATATAATAATAATTACAAAAACTATCAATGCTACAACCACATATATTATAACAAAAAATGGAGAAACTATAATTAAAACAACTACATATAAAGATATTATAGAAGAAACTATTGTTTCTACAATTACAATTTTTGCAACTTATGAAGAAGAAACATCTACAGAGGCATCAGAAACAATAACTACTACTTCAATTTTAGAAGAAACTCCTATAGAAACTACTTCAATAGTTGAAGAAACTAAAACAACTATGTTAGAGACAGAAATATCAGAAACAATTCAAACATTTGAAGAAACTAAAAAAGAAGAAATTGAACAATTTACTATTCCAATATTTCTTTTCATTATTGTAATTATGATTACAATTTCATTGTATTATATTCTTTTTAAAAGGAGAAAAATATGAATAAAAATAATAAAGGTATAAGTGTAGTTAAAGCAACAATAATTTCAATTTCAATATGTTTAATTATTACAATTGCATTTGTTACGTGGTTCTCTGGAATTACTTCTATTTTTATGGTAAATGAGAAAATAGAGATTATAGATGTATGGAGTAAAAAGAGTTTTAATGATTATTTCTTTATATCCATTGATTTTAAAAATGTAGGAAATACAATTGTAAAAGTATGTGATGTAAAAATAAATGGTAAGCCGTACAAAGAATTTTCTCCTAATACATATGTATCGGTTGGAAGTGTAAGAAAAGGATGGTATTTAGATCAATTAAATGAAAATACTCTTATAGATGTAAGGCCTGGAGAAATTGGAGGTATAGATATAGCTTTTCCGCCATATGCTGCTTCTCTTGGCCAAAAAATACACATCACATTTTACACGGTTAATGGAGGAGAATATCATGTTTCTCTTATTTTAGAGGAATGAAAAATGAAAATATTTAGAATCTTTAAAAATAGAATAATAAAAGATACGATTTCAATATTATTAATTTCAATTTTATTTTTTGGAAATATTGCTCCATTAACAATAAAAGTATTTTCTATAAAAAATATAGAAAGAGTTTATCCATATATTAATGAAACATTTGATTTTCATATTCCAGGATTTATTCCAGAATTTCATGCTGAGAGATCTCCTAAGTTCCAAACAATTTCACAATATGGAATTTTAATTGGAATTGTGAATGTTGATCTTGATAATAATGAATTATCGAAAATAATTTCTAGAGGAATTTTTCTTGGAATGGATAGAGATGAAATAATAAATGAAATAAAAAATAAATTAAAATCTAAAATAAAAACAATAGAATATGAAGAATTTTTCATAAAAAAGAAAATAAATATTTATGAATATTCTATAGATAATAATAAAATTATTATAAATATAGATTCTTTATATATTGATAAAAATGCGAATCCAGGAATAGCAGTAATATTTGAAGTATTTAATTCTACAATATTAAATGAAGGATTCATATTAAAATCAAAATGTGTAAATGATAATTCTGAAAATTTAGGAAAAATAAAGATTGATTATGAAAATTTCTCTTTACCAAATTCAATAAAATTACTAAAAAATAAAAGGTATAAAATAGAATACTATCCTAAGGAAGGATACGAATTTGACCATTGGGAAATAAATAATGGGAAATTAGCTTATCCACAAAATTCCTCGCGTAATTATGTAATAATTCAAAATAATTATGGAGAAATAATAGCTCATTATAGGAAAATTGGAGTAGTTGCAACAACTTCAATATCTACCACACCCTTAAGAACGACAACTGCATCTTCATCTTTTATAAGAATTACTACTACAACACAAACATCTACATTAAGAACTACATCTATTGGTACAGCATCTACAAGAACTGAAATAAAAACTACTTCTTCAATATTAACAACTTCTTCTATAAAGAAAGAAGAAAATCTTGTTGATAGTTACATTATTACTCCAATTAAAGAATATATTATTAATCCTATAATAAAATACATAATAGAACCAATTAATGAATATATAATTAAACCATTTACAAAATATGTTATTGAACCAATTTTAAAATATGTTATTCAACCATTCATAGAATATATTATTAAACCAATTATAGAAATTATTATAAAAATTATTGAAATAATAAAAACAATTATTAAGATTATTTTAGATATATTTAATCGAATAATAAATACTATTACTGGACAGAGTAAAGAAACATATACAACAAGTCAAATATATACTTCTTATTCTACTAAATCAAAAACATATGAAAAAACAACTTCTATAGAAGAAAAATCAACATATAAAGAAAATTTAATATCTTATGAAAAAACAAAATATGATTCTACTAAATTTATAATATCTTATGAAACAAAAATTAATACTATTTATATTACAAAAACAATAAAAACAATTGGAAATAAAGAAATTATTACTACTTATCCAATAATAACAACAATTTATGAATCTCCTTCCATTACTACTACAACTTCAAATACTATAACAAGCTATAAGCAAGAAAGTACTTCTTCTATATTAACTACTATTCCTAAGAAAATTACAACAATATATGAAGAAGCAAGTACTATTAAAAATACTGAAGAACCTATAACAACTTATAAACAAATAACTACTACAATTACATCATCTTCTTTAACATCTTCAACTTCTACATCTATTAAAACAACCAGTACATCTTATAAACAAACAACCGCAATATCAACTTCTTCTTCTAAAATAACTACATCTTCTACAACATATTCTTTTAAAACTGAAACAATTTATTATAC
The DNA window shown above is from Nitrososphaerota archaeon and carries:
- a CDS encoding type II toxin-antitoxin system VapC family toxin, whose protein sequence is MKNKIVADSSIIVKWFRKGEEFEEEALKFRDDVFSSIIEVTICELMPLEVCRALIKAGYSPKKVNEAYHTLFEMIELGFLKPISIEKLRDLAKELIVILNLYVIDALMLATAISNSLNLLTEDTHLLKNEVKEFMEKKGLKIINLKDFYSNKY